gggttCCGCCAGTATGACTACCTtacaaggcggaaaattgggtgCCTCAGATCAGCTCGccagtccggctctgtgtgtataaacgctcgcagctggccggcaaatcggcccaacattcgcggaaaatctggcagtgtaaaagaggctactgactctaaatagggccatttgcgtttctttggccaccatagttcttcAACATGCTTTGCACACAGAAATTgtagttggttgcaatctgcaacctcaccacaaGATGGCACTACATCCTactcactggacctttaatgtttaGCCTattagctagcatgctaacatgctaaactaagatatTTTTTCCATATTAAATAACCTATGTTAAGACCCAAGGCCTGCTGTGGACACTTATATGAAACCAATCATCCGCATGTTGTATGATCATGTGCCAGCTATACTGTCAGCCTTTCAacaagtgcagaccagattttattGTGCATATGTGTTGTACCctaacaggctgttctcatgcaatGACCCCAATGACATGATGCGGTTTGACACCCTGATTTCTCCTCTTTTCAATCCCCTTTAGTACAGACTCACAGACCATCAGGGTCCTTTTGCCCCTCTAGACCATTAGCGTCACACTTGCACGTTATCTTGAAgcaacaaatgaaaaaacacagttCAGGAGgtgtttatataaaaaaataaatagcttTAATTGATTATATTTCTTAAGGGATGTATGCAAATGTATCAGGATCTGGTTTATTGCCAGGTAGGTTTACAAGACATTTGGTGCATAAACacgaaatataaatatataatggaaataattacagtaaaaaaatacTACTTAAAATTTGTTCCAGCAAGttgattttaaaaatctttgaCTCTTTCATGGCACCGCGTGAAGGTCAGTGAgtcaatatattttaataaacagCTGACAAACATGAAcaatttaacaaaaatatttatgaAAATAAGTTATAGCGTAATTACattagaaaatattttaaactcaGTCCAGTCTGGCACTGAAACAGCTCTCCTGAATAGTGATAATAGTGCCATATTTTGCAGAACCTCTTCCCTGGAGATGTTGACATGTGGGTCCATGATGTGCTCAGTCACTCATGATGTGTAGTAATGATGATAAGGCAGCAACGGCAGTGGCGCAAACAGCTGCAGCGGAGCGCGCGGCTGGCAGTACAGCGGGCTGTAGGTCAGAGATGAGCAGACAGCCGGATGTGAGGAGAAGGAGGGTGATGAAGAGAAGCCGTGCTCCCTCTCTGCGTCCTTCCCCTGCAGCTGCTCCTTCTTCCACTTGGTGCGTCTGTTCTGGAACCAGATCTTGACCTGGGTCTCGGAGAGGCGCAGGGCCGAGGCGATGGTGTGCCGCTCCAGCACCGACAGGTAGTGGCACCTCTGGAAGCTGCGCTCCAGGATCTGCAGCTGCTCCAGGGTGAAGGCGGTGCGGATCCGACGGCTTTTCGTCTTGGAGCTCTGAGCTGCCTTCTTCTCTGGGGTGCTTTCACCTGCCGGgggatgctgctgctctctgggtTCATCTGGGAACAGAAAGTCATGATTACATTTTCTGGCTCGTAAAGAATAAAGCTGTGAAAGTTTCTTAGGCCTCAAAGAGTGTCTCACCTGCTGTTGCTGCATCCTCAGCACAGATTATTCTCCTTGTAAACTTTGTGGGATCCAAAATATCCTCCACAGAAAAAGGTGTCCTGTGGGTGAGCGGCAATTTGGCTGCAACCGGCTGCATTTCTGCTCTCTGTGGAGCGATCAGgacgcagtgtgtgtgtgtgcctg
The sequence above is drawn from the Epinephelus fuscoguttatus linkage group LG18, E.fuscoguttatus.final_Chr_v1 genome and encodes:
- the pnx gene encoding homeobox protein pnx → MQPVAAKLPLTHRTPFSVEDILDPTKFTRRIICAEDAATADEPREQQHPPAGESTPEKKAAQSSKTKSRRIRTAFTLEQLQILERSFQRCHYLSVLERHTIASALRLSETQVKIWFQNRRTKWKKEQLQGKDAEREHGFSSSPSFSSHPAVCSSLTYSPLYCQPRAPLQLFAPLPLLPYHHYYTS